The nucleotide window GAACCGATTCTGAATTGACCTGTATATCATGCAGTGGTATGACTCCCAAGCACGCCGCAGCCAGAAATGCAAAGCCTGCCGATCCGGCCCAAGCCTTTTAAGTGGCCTTTCATCCCTATCTTCCTCGTTCAAGGCGGAAGATTATTCCCGGTTGACAGAATCGTTCGTTCCTCGAAAACCCGCACGCCGATGACCCGTCGCCCCTCCCGGAAACAAAACCCTCTTACATCACGACACCCGAGTTGCTGGCAATACGGGGCCagagctcggcggcctccttcCCGACGGGGCCGGTGATGGCGGAGCCCTTCATCTCACCCTTGGGGTTGACGATCTGCCGAGTTGTTAGCTGTCAGCGGCATCAAGGCGAGCGAAGCTAAGCGTCAACAGGTGCCAACGATCCGCCGTACGGCTCTGATCGACCCTGCACCCCGCATATCCCGCCCAAAGTCACGTACCACACCAGCGTTGTCCTCGAAGTAGAGGAAGACGCCGTCGAAGCGCTTCCACGGCTTGGCCTGGCGGACGATGACGGCGGGGTGGACCTTCTTCCGGAGCTCGGGCTTTCCCTTCTTGACTGTGGCCATCACCATGTCACCGACACCGCCAGCGGGCAGCCTGTTGAGGCGGGCGCCGACACCCTTGACGGAGATGATGTAGAGGTTCCGCGCGCCGGAGTTGTCCGCGCAGTTCATGATGGCACCACTGTACTCGGCATTAGCGTTCCAGTCCTTGTGTCTTCCACGGTCGTCGTGCCGGGCTGGAATGGTTGATCGGGTCGTCGGGTCTCGAGCGGGCGGGAATGGGATCGCACGTACACTGGGAGACCCAGGGTCATCTTGAGCTTGCCACCAGGGGCACCTCGCCTGTTCGGGACTCGGGTTAGCCATCGGCAGAGAGAAAATCACCACGATTTCTCGCCAGCTGCCGCATGCCAGAGACCGCCGTTCTCCCAGTTCTTCCCATCTTCTCATCCGTTCGCGAGTCCCCTTGTACCCCTCCCAAAAGTTCCAAGCTCTTTCGCAGCGGCGGAGAGTGGCGGCTCGGCATTTGACGGTCGTTGATCGAAAAATGCGTAGAAAGCGACAGCACGGCGTGTACTCACGAGATCTTGGCCATTGTGACGGTGTGGTTGCGGAGATGCGACTTGACGATTGGGGGGAAGGCGAATTTTCGGGACGCAGGAAATTGAAGGCGCTTCGCGATTATTTTTGGTGTGGATCGGAAACCCTACCGTCGCC belongs to Thermothielavioides terrestris NRRL 8126 chromosome 5, complete sequence and includes:
- a CDS encoding 60S ribosomal protein L23, with the protein product MAKISRGAPGGKLKMTLGLPVGAIMNCADNSGARNLYIISVKGVGARLNRLPAGGVGDMVMATVKKGKPELRKKVHPAVIVRQAKPWKRFDGVFLYFEDNAGVIVNPKGEMKGSAITGPVGKEAAELWPRIASNSGVVM